A section of the Leptospira semungkisensis genome encodes:
- a CDS encoding class I SAM-dependent methyltransferase, with amino-acid sequence MSAEHPSKQAWETHYTRPKSKLSYPDENLVRMLSKIDQTSSSPTALDFGSGSGRHCVLLKDFGYQVSACDYSENSVHSIQESYPWAKASLLQSPPYPFADEEFDLVVSWGVLHYNSPDLAKSILAEKYRILKKGGYLATSVRALGDTHLKAQEGKIGASDLKGGATWFYSQNDIQDLLSNFSSFEMGYTERTPLGKLEERICHWIFLARK; translated from the coding sequence ATGTCCGCTGAACATCCTTCTAAGCAAGCCTGGGAAACCCACTATACAAGACCTAAATCTAAACTTTCTTATCCGGATGAAAATCTGGTACGAATGCTTTCCAAGATCGATCAGACTTCTTCTTCTCCAACTGCATTGGATTTCGGCTCCGGCTCAGGAAGACATTGCGTATTACTCAAAGATTTCGGTTACCAGGTAAGTGCTTGCGATTATAGCGAGAATTCAGTTCATTCCATCCAAGAATCCTATCCTTGGGCAAAAGCTTCTCTTCTGCAATCGCCTCCCTATCCGTTTGCGGATGAGGAATTTGATCTTGTGGTAAGTTGGGGAGTTCTGCATTATAATTCTCCGGATCTCGCTAAATCCATATTAGCCGAAAAATACAGAATACTTAAAAAAGGCGGCTACCTGGCGACCTCAGTTAGAGCGTTAGGCGACACCCACTTAAAGGCGCAAGAAGGAAAGATAGGAGCTTCGGATCTAAAAGGTGGGGCCACCTGGTTCTATTCCCAAAATGATATTCAAGATTTATTAAGTAATTTCTCTTCCTTCGAGATGGGCTATACGGAAAGAACTCCCTTAGGAAAATTAGAGGAGAGGATTTGCCATTGGATCTTTCTCGCTCGGAAATAA
- a CDS encoding class I SAM-dependent methyltransferase → MDLSRSEIIYKECPLDGNCDWTPLYESTHADFKLPIQLCKTCGLQAQFPRPEPESLYTEEYYTGKEGFTYRDERETEKFDRYVWFARLKNISKFRSSGNFLDIGCSFGGFLQAAKEMGFVPFGVEISPYSAKIAKERGFTVWQGQFLDADLPENFFDVITLIEVIEHLENPKLVFDKLSRILRPGGLLLIQTANFEGWQAIEAGSKYHYYLPGHVYYYSEKNLRKILANRSFGRQITYLGVDFPLSAKLLKSRGSFVSWKDYWKWFRIALYHWKSKISKKGRPLTSSMVHYAIKK, encoded by the coding sequence TTGGATCTTTCTCGCTCGGAAATAATCTATAAGGAATGTCCTTTAGACGGAAATTGTGATTGGACTCCCTTATACGAATCCACTCATGCAGATTTCAAACTTCCCATCCAACTCTGCAAGACCTGCGGACTCCAAGCGCAATTTCCTAGGCCGGAACCTGAGTCCTTATACACCGAAGAATATTACACAGGCAAAGAAGGATTCACGTATAGGGATGAAAGAGAGACTGAAAAATTCGATCGCTATGTCTGGTTCGCAAGACTAAAGAATATTTCTAAATTTAGATCCTCAGGAAATTTTTTGGATATAGGCTGTTCCTTCGGAGGCTTCTTGCAGGCCGCTAAGGAAATGGGGTTTGTTCCATTCGGCGTGGAGATCTCTCCTTATTCTGCAAAGATCGCGAAGGAAAGAGGATTTACTGTTTGGCAGGGCCAGTTCTTGGACGCGGATCTTCCTGAGAATTTTTTCGATGTCATCACTCTCATCGAAGTCATAGAGCATCTAGAAAATCCAAAACTGGTCTTTGACAAGCTCTCTCGCATATTAAGACCAGGAGGACTCCTTCTGATTCAAACCGCGAATTTTGAAGGCTGGCAGGCAATCGAAGCCGGAAGTAAATATCACTACTATTTGCCGGGCCATGTGTATTATTATTCCGAGAAAAACCTTCGGAAAATTCTTGCCAATCGAAGCTTTGGAAGACAGATTACCTACCTCGGAGTGGACTTCCCTCTTTCTGCGAAACTACTTAAGTCTCGAGGAAGTTTCGTTAGTTGGAAGGATTACTGGAAGTGGTTTAGGATCGCCTTATACCACTGGAAAAGTAAGATTTCAAAGAAGGGTCGCCCTCTCACTTCTTCTATGGTGCATTACGCGATCAAGAAATGA